The nucleotide sequence ATGCGCGCGCCGGAGGTGTCCTGAATCGTGCCGAGGACCGACCCGTAGATTTCCTGCGCCGCTGCCGAGCCGGCGGCACCAAGCCAGACGCCGAGAAACGCTGCGACGCACCACAGACGGAGCCGAGATCTGCCCATGAGTCCTCCTCCCAACGCATGCCCTCCGGCCAATGGGCGGGAGCATACACCCGCGCCGGCAGTTCGCCGGTGGTGTTTTTTGGGTGGGCGGGCAAGCGCCCCGCGCACCGAGCACTGCGCACTGAGCACTGAGCACTGAGCACTGCGCACCGCGCACCGCGCACTGCGCACTGCGCACTGCGCACTGAGCCTGCCCTCAGCTCAGAGCACCTCGAAGTGCCCCTCCTCGAGGAAGGTGGGGGCGAGCATCTGCGCCGTGTGACCCTGCCGCAGCTCTTCTACCTTGTCTTCGACCGATTTCATGTGGTCCTTCCGCGCCGCGGTCAGACCAGGTGTCTGCGAACTGCTCGTGAACCAGAACTTGAACGGCGTGGCCGGGCCGAGCGGGCCGCTCCCTTCGATCCCGGCGAGCCTCGCCTGCGCGAACGCCTCCACCACCTCGATCTCCGGGTTGTGGTGCGCCCCGTTGCCGCAGAACACGTAGTGATCGGCGGTGACCGCCTTCACGAACTTGGCTTCGACGTTTCCCAGCGCGCCGTGGTGCTGCACCTTCAGCACGTTGACGTGGATCCGGCCGTTCGCGTCGAGTTTTCCGTGATGCGCCAGCCCGTCCAGGATTTCCTGTGAGACGCCGTCGCCGGTCAGGAGCACCGACACGCCGTCCTCTTCGATCAGCAGCATCAGCGAGGCCAGATTCGCTTCGGTCACGTTCTTCAATCCCTCGCCGAGCGCCGTGTCCAGCATCGGGTTGGCGACGATCCGAGGGCTCAGCGTCCCGAGATCTTTTTCGTCGTCGAGCATCCGTTCCTGCAGGTCTTGAACCTTGTCCGCGTTCTCGTCGAGCCACGTTTCCCATTTGACGCGCAGCTTCTGTATGTCGTCATCCGACGGACCGAGGACGAAGATTTTCAGCTTCCCCAGCGTGATGGTCTCGCCGTTCGCCGGGCTGCCCGGTTCGCCGCGCATCATCAGCGGGCCGTCCGATCGCGGGTTCAGCGGAATGCCGAGCTGGTGCTCCGAGAGGCGCCGGGAGAGTTCCATCGACGACCGCTCGCCGGTCGCGAGATCGTCGAGCTCGGACGCGAGATCCTGCAGTTCCTCGTCCCGCGCGCCTGCCAGCAGCGTCGCCACGCTCTCGAGGACCCCCTCGACCCTCGGCTCGATGTCCTTGCCGACCAGATGAAACAGGCCGTTGTGCCACACCTCGCCGATCTCCGGCGGCCGCGCCACTGCCGGCGGTGCCGCACCCGGAGTGTCGGTCAGCAGAAACTCGAACGCCCTCCACTCCACTTCGTCCTCGACGAGCTGAAGGATGCCGGTGATGTGGTCGTCGTCTATGTGCGAGACGCAGACGACGTCGATCTTCTCGTTCGCCGTGCGGAGTGCGCCGAGGAATGCCCGCGTGTTCTTCTGATAGGACGCGGCGCGGCCGCCGTCGATCAGGATGCGTCGCGGCGTGCTGTCTTTCGACGACAGCAGGAGGCAGTCGCCGTCCGACGCGTGGAAGACGGTGAGCTTCATTTGTGATCGCCGCGCGACCACGCGACGGGCTTCTTGTCGAGATCGACCGGAGCGAACGGCTTGTGGATCTCCGTCAGGCATGCGTCCGGCTGAATCAGCCCGAAGCCGGCGGCATCCTGCCAGCGGTAGTCCGATCCCGGCAGCGGCTGCGCCGTGCGGCGCATGATCCCGAGGACCTGCGCGGCGGTCAGCCGCGGCTCGCGCGCGAGCATGTGCGCCGCGACACCGGCGACGTAGGGGCTGGCCATGCTGGTCCCGCTCATCGCGATCCACGGGCGGTCGGGCGGGGCGAAGCCGCGCGCGGCGATGACGTCCGTCCCAGGCGCGGCGATCTCGGGCTTGTAGCGCCCGTCGCGGGTCGGGCCCTGGCTCGACGATCGGTTGATGCGTTCGGCCGCCTCCTCGCAGTTGCCGACCGAGATCACGCGGTGGCCGCAGGCCAGCGAGCTCACCGAGGATCGATCGACATTCGAGCGCTGGGAGAAGTACGAGGGAAATCTCCACGCGTCCACTTCGCCGATGCGGCCCAGCGGGCGCGGATCGTCGCGCTCGATCCACGCATCGAACCGGCCGCTGCGGACTTCGACGCCCTTGAAGCGCACGAGCCACGTGCCGGCTTCGATGCCGACCACCGGCGCCTTCAGGCGCGGGCTCAGGATGATGGAGATGCGGTTGGCGCCGTTGGCGACGTTGTACTGCTGGCTGTAGATCGACACGAACGTCTCGCTCGGCAGGCGCCGGTTCTCGACGTATTCCCCCGGCCGCACCGGGCCGATCCAGACGCCGGAGGGGGAGCGCAGGCGGACCTCGAATTCGTCGCCCGCCTCGTACCAGATCTCCAGCTCGTTCTCCGACACGTCGGCGATGCCGTTGCCGACGACCTGCCATTCCAGGTTCGTCTCGAGCCCGCGCGCGGCGACCTGTCCGCTGGCGTGAATGCGGCCCATCAGGAAGCCGAGGTCGCCGGCGAACTGCGGCGCCTCCTGTCCGGCGTTCCCGGCCGCGACGCACACGCAGCGGCCCGGCGTCATCAGCGCCGCGTCGATCCACTGGCAGATGGCGCTCGTCCCGTCGTGCGCGTGGCCGTTCGTGCCGAGGGAAATGTTGATCACGGTCGGAATCCGCCGTCCGTACAGCCGCTCGCCGAGGCCGAACAGGTAGTCGACCGCGTGCGCCAGCCGCGTCGAGTCGTACAGCGACGCGTGACGCGACTTGTCCTTTTCGGTCAGGGCAATCAGGACTCCGGCGATCGCGGCTTCCGGGCAGACGCCCTTGTTGCCGGCCGCGATGCTCGCCACGTGCGTGGCGTGCGCGCCGGGACGCTGCGACGACTGGCGCAGCAGATCCGTGGCGCCCACCTTGTGCGCGCGGCTCCATTCGAGCGCGCGGTTCATGCGCTCGCCCGTGATTTCGGCGCCGTCGGTGAAGTGCGCCGGCGGCGGCCCCAGCGGCGATCCCTTCGGCGCGCCCTGGTCCCAGACGCTCACGAAGCGCGTCTTCCGGGTCACGTCGGTCGTCAGGAAGTCGGGGTGCGCGAAATCGAAGCCGCCCACGTCGACGATGCCGATGAGGACGGCCGGGACGGCGGGATCGGCGAGGACGACCGGTCCGGCGGTGACGACGGAGTTCGGCACGCGGCTCGGCGGCTCCGTCACCGCGCGTGGCGTGACGACGGGGTGCGGCAGGGCGAGCGGCTCTCCGGTTTCGATCGCGGCGATGCCGGTCTCC is from Vicinamibacterales bacterium and encodes:
- a CDS encoding S8 family serine peptidase, whose protein sequence is GPRLRMICNGDEEVNALRSELSATVQAPQPVAERYRAKEMLQRAAKAPGPLETMLAPPSDQPLTDAVKVSCFVRLADPARPSDMLPSTQVRRGELVTVELTPREIEAIADLGPETGIAAIETGEPLALPHPVVTPRAVTEPPSRVPNSVVTAGPVVLADPAVPAVLIGIVDVGGFDFAHPDFLTTDVTRKTRFVSVWDQGAPKGSPLGPPPAHFTDGAEITGERMNRALEWSRAHKVGATDLLRQSSQRPGAHATHVASIAAGNKGVCPEAAIAGVLIALTEKDKSRHASLYDSTRLAHAVDYLFGLGERLYGRRIPTVINISLGTNGHAHDGTSAICQWIDAALMTPGRCVCVAAGNAGQEAPQFAGDLGFLMGRIHASGQVAARGLETNLEWQVVGNGIADVSENELEIWYEAGDEFEVRLRSPSGVWIGPVRPGEYVENRRLPSETFVSIYSQQYNVANGANRISIILSPRLKAPVVGIEAGTWLVRFKGVEVRSGRFDAWIERDDPRPLGRIGEVDAWRFPSYFSQRSNVDRSSVSSLACGHRVISVGNCEEAAERINRSSSQGPTRDGRYKPEIAAPGTDVIAARGFAPPDRPWIAMSGTSMASPYVAGVAAHMLAREPRLTAAQVLGIMRRTAQPLPGSDYRWQDAAGFGLIQPDACLTEIHKPFAPVDLDKKPVAWSRGDHK
- a CDS encoding MBL fold metallo-hydrolase, which codes for MKLTVFHASDGDCLLLSSKDSTPRRILIDGGRAASYQKNTRAFLGALRTANEKIDVVCVSHIDDDHITGILQLVEDEVEWRAFEFLLTDTPGAAPPAVARPPEIGEVWHNGLFHLVGKDIEPRVEGVLESVATLLAGARDEELQDLASELDDLATGERSSMELSRRLSEHQLGIPLNPRSDGPLMMRGEPGSPANGETITLGKLKIFVLGPSDDDIQKLRVKWETWLDENADKVQDLQERMLDDEKDLGTLSPRIVANPMLDTALGEGLKNVTEANLASLMLLIEEDGVSVLLTGDGVSQEILDGLAHHGKLDANGRIHVNVLKVQHHGALGNVEAKFVKAVTADHYVFCGNGAHHNPEIEVVEAFAQARLAGIEGSGPLGPATPFKFWFTSSSQTPGLTAARKDHMKSVEDKVEELRQGHTAQMLAPTFLEEGHFEVL